Proteins from a genomic interval of Stenotrophomonas sp. 24(2023):
- a CDS encoding kinase — MVATAYMPKAKGFPDTLVEQALDDALGSGAAVPVLAISGLQGSGKSTLAAQVVARARARGLNAATLSIDDVYLTRSQRQRLARQIHPLLITRGPPGTHDLPLAHALLDAVAARQPLSMPRFDKLADERLPEAQWARLSQPLDLLVFEGWFLGTPAQDEAALQRPLNALEREGDSDGRWRHWCNQALARDYPALWQRCDRLWFLQPPDFSVVPRWRWQQEQAMQAAQPDRSGMSRPQLERFVQYFERVSRQALATLPAVADRVIALDAQRQITAAR, encoded by the coding sequence ATGGTTGCCACTGCGTACATGCCCAAGGCGAAAGGATTCCCTGACACGCTGGTCGAGCAGGCACTGGACGATGCCCTGGGCAGTGGCGCAGCGGTACCAGTATTGGCCATCAGCGGGCTGCAGGGCAGCGGCAAATCGACGCTGGCCGCGCAGGTGGTGGCGCGGGCACGGGCGCGCGGGCTGAACGCGGCCACGCTGTCCATCGACGATGTGTACCTGACCCGCAGCCAACGCCAGCGCCTGGCCCGCCAGATCCACCCGCTGCTGATCACCCGCGGGCCACCGGGCACCCACGACCTGCCGCTGGCCCATGCCCTGCTCGATGCGGTTGCCGCGCGGCAACCGCTGTCGATGCCGCGCTTTGACAAGCTGGCCGATGAGCGCCTGCCGGAAGCGCAGTGGGCACGGTTGTCGCAACCGCTGGACCTGCTGGTGTTCGAAGGCTGGTTCCTCGGCACCCCGGCGCAGGACGAGGCCGCGCTGCAGCGGCCGCTCAACGCCCTGGAACGCGAGGGCGACAGCGATGGCCGCTGGCGCCACTGGTGCAACCAGGCCCTGGCCCGCGATTACCCGGCGCTGTGGCAGCGCTGCGACCGCCTGTGGTTCCTGCAGCCACCGGATTTTTCCGTGGTACCGCGCTGGCGCTGGCAGCAGGAGCAGGCCATGCAGGCCGCCCAGCCCGACCGCAGCGGCATGTCCCGCCCGCAGCTGGAACGCTTCGTGCAGTACTTCGAACGGGTCAGCCGGCAGGCCCTGGCTACCCTGCCGGCGGTCGCCGACCGGGTGATCGCGCTGGACGCGCAGCGCCAGATCACGGCGGCGCGCTGA
- a CDS encoding dodecin family protein, whose product MSIAKVIEITASSPTSIEDAVRSGLKKVAGTVKGIQGAWVNDTKVVTSASGEITEWRVNLRVTFVVE is encoded by the coding sequence ATGTCGATCGCAAAAGTCATTGAAATCACCGCCTCCTCGCCCACCAGCATCGAGGATGCCGTGCGCAGCGGCCTGAAGAAGGTTGCCGGGACGGTCAAGGGCATCCAGGGCGCCTGGGTGAACGACACCAAGGTCGTCACCAGCGCCAGCGGGGAAATCACCGAATGGCGGGTGAACCTGCGGGTCACCTTCGTGGTGGAGTAG
- a CDS encoding shikimate kinase — MNPAPNLILIGPMGAGKTCIGRRLAERFTLDFVDVDQAIVEAAGASIADIFEHAGEAGFREQERTTLARLLAGQGQLVSTGGGAVLDPANRALIAARGFVVHLHVSVPAQLERLARDKGRPLLQRPDREQVLHDLARHRDPLYQQLADLTLDTDLFTAADATAQLVVKLATHWQRQDLTA, encoded by the coding sequence ATGAATCCCGCTCCGAACCTGATCCTGATCGGCCCGATGGGCGCCGGCAAAACCTGCATCGGCCGCCGCCTGGCCGAGCGCTTCACGCTGGACTTCGTCGACGTCGACCAGGCCATCGTGGAGGCTGCCGGGGCCAGCATCGCCGACATCTTCGAGCACGCCGGCGAAGCCGGCTTCCGTGAGCAGGAACGCACCACCCTGGCCCGCCTGCTGGCCGGCCAGGGCCAGCTGGTCTCCACCGGCGGCGGCGCCGTGCTGGACCCGGCCAACCGGGCGCTGATCGCCGCACGCGGCTTCGTGGTGCACCTGCACGTCAGCGTGCCGGCCCAGCTGGAACGGCTGGCCCGCGACAAGGGCCGGCCGCTGCTGCAGCGTCCCGACCGCGAGCAGGTGCTGCATGACCTGGCCCGGCACCGCGACCCGCTGTACCAGCAGCTGGCCGACCTGACCCTGGACACCGATCTTTTCACTGCTGCCGATGCCACCGCCCAGCTGGTGGTCAAGCTGGCCACGCATTGGCAGCGACAGGACCTGACCGCATGA
- the aroB gene encoding 3-dehydroquinate synthase, translating to MTSPTPLQVAVGGDRPYSITIGAGALADGAALAAHVRGRHVLLVSDSDVAPRYLAAVRATLLAARPDLIVGEHVLPAGEASKTLAEFGRAIDALAALGATRDACVFALGGGVVGDLAGFAAACWMRGVDCVQLPTTLLAMVDSSVGGKTAVDIPAGKNLVGAFHPPRAVIADTRVLATLPTRELRAGLAEVVKYGALGDAAFFDWLQQHADALTAGQDTVLAEAIARSCTHKAAIVERDPFEKGERALLNLGHTFGHAIETEQGYSAPGRDALNHGEAVAVGMVLAARLSSQLGLAPAEDGQRLQALLQQLGLPVAIPAGLDPQALLGRMRLDKKNVAGRLRLVLWRGMGRAEVVPDVDEAAVLKVLGAA from the coding sequence ATGACTTCCCCCACCCCGCTGCAGGTCGCCGTCGGCGGCGACCGCCCGTATTCGATCACCATCGGCGCCGGCGCACTGGCCGATGGCGCCGCCCTGGCCGCGCACGTGCGTGGCCGCCATGTGCTGCTGGTCAGCGACAGCGACGTCGCCCCGCGCTACCTCGCCGCGGTGCGCGCCACGCTGCTGGCCGCGCGCCCGGACCTGATCGTCGGCGAGCACGTGCTGCCGGCCGGCGAGGCCTCCAAGACCCTGGCCGAGTTCGGCCGCGCCATCGACGCGCTGGCCGCCCTCGGCGCCACCCGCGATGCCTGCGTGTTCGCTCTGGGCGGTGGTGTGGTCGGCGATCTGGCCGGCTTCGCTGCGGCCTGCTGGATGCGCGGCGTGGACTGCGTACAGCTGCCCACCACGCTGCTGGCGATGGTCGATTCGTCGGTGGGCGGCAAGACCGCCGTGGACATTCCGGCCGGCAAGAACCTGGTGGGTGCCTTCCATCCGCCGCGTGCGGTCATCGCCGACACCCGCGTGCTGGCCACGCTGCCGACGCGGGAACTGCGCGCAGGCCTGGCCGAAGTGGTCAAGTACGGTGCACTGGGTGACGCCGCCTTCTTCGACTGGCTGCAGCAGCACGCCGATGCCCTGACCGCCGGCCAGGATACGGTGCTGGCCGAAGCCATCGCGCGCAGCTGCACGCACAAGGCCGCCATCGTCGAACGCGATCCCTTCGAGAAGGGCGAACGCGCCCTGCTCAACCTGGGCCATACCTTCGGCCACGCCATCGAGACCGAGCAGGGCTATTCGGCCCCGGGCCGCGATGCGCTGAACCATGGCGAAGCCGTGGCGGTGGGCATGGTGCTGGCCGCGCGCCTGTCCAGCCAGCTGGGCCTGGCCCCGGCCGAAGATGGCCAGCGCCTGCAGGCGCTGCTGCAGCAGCTGGGGCTGCCGGTGGCCATTCCCGCCGGGCTGGACCCGCAGGCCCTGCTGGGCCGCATGCGCCTGGACAAGAAGAACGTGGCCGGCCGCCTGCGCCTGGTGCTGTGGCGGGGCATGGGCCGGGCCGAAGTGGTGCCGGATGTGGACGAAGCGGCCGTACTGAAGGTGCTGGGCGCCGCCTGA
- a CDS encoding WGR domain-containing protein: MHVYLQHPEDGAQAPRFLRLSLLPDLFGGWELLRESGRVGGRSQLRRELFLQADAARHAFDKARDAELHRGFQILPHGD, encoded by the coding sequence ATGCACGTCTACCTGCAACATCCCGAAGACGGCGCGCAGGCGCCGCGCTTCCTGCGCCTGAGCCTGCTGCCGGACCTGTTCGGCGGCTGGGAACTGCTGCGCGAGTCCGGCCGGGTCGGTGGCCGCTCGCAGCTGCGGCGCGAACTGTTCCTGCAGGCCGATGCCGCCCGCCATGCCTTCGACAAGGCCCGCGATGCCGAACTGCATCGCGGGTTCCAGATCCTCCCGCACGGCGACTGA
- the hemE gene encoding uroporphyrinogen decarboxylase has protein sequence MPLPSFPQGPPFVTSPLRNDRLLRALRREPVDCTPVWLMRQAGRYLPEYRATRAKAGTFLAMAKNPEIACEITLQPLRRFPLDAAILFSDILTIPDAMGLELYFVEGEGPKFRHPVRDEAAIAKLHVPDMEQDLGYVMDAVRLIRRELDGQVPLIGFSGSPWTLACYMIEGGGSKDFSRIKAMALNHPQALHRLLEVTTQAVIAYLAAQRAAGAQALQVFDTWGGVLSPSMYREFSLRYLQRIAEGLERGQGSGRTPLILFGKGTGLHLEALSHTGADALGLDWTLDLDEALRRTGGRVALQGNLDPTTLYASPDAITAAAGKVLDTYAAGNGGSREGHVFNLGHGMSPDMDPAHVQVLVDAVHRLSQR, from the coding sequence ATGCCGCTGCCCTCTTTCCCGCAAGGACCCCCCTTCGTGACCAGCCCTCTCCGCAACGATCGCCTGCTGCGCGCCCTGCGCCGTGAACCGGTGGACTGCACGCCCGTCTGGCTGATGCGCCAGGCCGGCCGCTACCTGCCGGAATACCGCGCCACCCGGGCCAAGGCCGGCACCTTCCTGGCCATGGCCAAGAATCCGGAGATCGCCTGCGAGATCACCCTGCAGCCGCTGCGCCGCTTCCCGCTGGATGCGGCCATCCTGTTCTCCGACATCCTGACCATTCCCGATGCCATGGGCCTGGAGCTGTACTTCGTCGAAGGCGAAGGCCCCAAGTTCCGCCACCCGGTGCGGGACGAGGCCGCCATCGCCAAACTGCACGTGCCGGACATGGAGCAGGACCTGGGCTACGTGATGGATGCGGTGCGCCTGATCCGCCGCGAACTGGATGGCCAGGTCCCGTTGATCGGCTTCTCCGGCAGCCCGTGGACGCTGGCCTGCTACATGATCGAAGGCGGCGGCAGCAAGGATTTCTCGCGCATCAAGGCGATGGCCCTGAACCACCCGCAGGCCCTGCACCGCCTGCTGGAGGTGACCACCCAGGCGGTCATCGCCTACCTGGCGGCGCAGCGCGCGGCCGGTGCGCAGGCCCTGCAGGTGTTCGATACCTGGGGCGGCGTACTGTCGCCGTCGATGTACCGCGAATTCTCGCTGCGCTACCTGCAGCGCATCGCCGAAGGCCTGGAACGCGGCCAGGGCAGCGGGCGCACGCCGCTGATCCTGTTCGGCAAGGGCACCGGCCTGCACCTGGAAGCCCTGTCGCACACCGGGGCCGATGCGCTGGGCCTGGACTGGACGCTGGACCTGGACGAAGCGCTGCGCCGCACCGGTGGCCGCGTTGCCCTGCAGGGCAACCTGGACCCGACCACGCTGTATGCCTCGCCGGATGCCATCACCGCCGCCGCCGGCAAGGTGCTGGACACCTACGCGGCGGGCAATGGCGGTTCGCGCGAAGGGCATGTGTTCAACCTCGGCCACGGCATGTCGCCGGACATGGACCCGGCACACGTGCAGGTGCTGGTGGATGCGGTGCACCGCCTCAGCCAGCGCTGA
- the mdtD gene encoding multidrug transporter subunit MdtD yields MHSPTCRPPAMTSSATSIRPLLWLVSLAIFMQMLDSTIVNTALPAMASSLGESPLQMQSVVFSYALAVATFIPASGWIADRYGTRRTFLVAIILFTAGSLACALAQHLYQLVAARVLQGMGGAMLLPVGRLAVMRSVPREDFLRAMSFIAIPALIGPLIGPTLGGWLVEIASWHWVFLINLPIGVAGYVAALKIMPDHYASHRTRFDLRGYVMLAFAMVVLSLALDGTAGVGTPNALVMLMTVAGLAALVGYWLHAANSTAPLFSLLLFRVPSYRIGILGNLFSRIGSGAMPLLIPLLLQVGMGMSPMTAGLMMIPVAAAGMVSKQMAVRLVERFGYRRVLMVNTVLVGVAMASFALMTPGQSLGLRLLQLGLFGAVNSLQFTVMNTVTLRDLDREFASPGNSLLSMVMMLATGFGAAAAGSLLSAFGSHLEGHAATSALHATFICVGAITLTSTLIFWQLPDTKPGRKGDVEEVAE; encoded by the coding sequence ATGCACTCCCCCACCTGCCGGCCCCCTGCAATGACGTCCAGCGCCACGTCCATCCGCCCCCTGCTCTGGCTGGTGTCGCTGGCGATCTTCATGCAGATGCTTGATTCGACCATCGTCAACACGGCCCTGCCGGCGATGGCCAGCAGCCTGGGCGAGAGCCCGCTGCAGATGCAGTCGGTGGTGTTCAGCTACGCACTGGCCGTGGCGACGTTCATCCCGGCCTCCGGCTGGATCGCCGACCGCTACGGCACCCGCCGCACCTTCCTGGTGGCGATCATCCTGTTCACCGCCGGCTCGCTGGCCTGCGCGCTGGCCCAGCACCTGTACCAGCTGGTGGCCGCGCGCGTGCTGCAGGGCATGGGCGGGGCGATGCTGCTGCCGGTGGGCCGGCTGGCGGTGATGCGCTCGGTGCCGCGCGAGGATTTCCTGCGCGCGATGAGCTTCATCGCCATTCCTGCACTGATCGGCCCGCTGATCGGCCCGACGCTGGGCGGCTGGCTGGTGGAGATCGCGTCCTGGCACTGGGTGTTCCTGATCAACCTGCCGATCGGCGTGGCCGGCTACGTCGCCGCGCTGAAGATCATGCCGGACCACTATGCCAGCCACCGCACGCGCTTCGACCTGCGCGGCTACGTGATGCTGGCCTTCGCCATGGTGGTGCTGTCGCTGGCCCTGGATGGCACCGCCGGCGTCGGTACGCCCAATGCCCTGGTGATGCTGATGACGGTGGCCGGCCTGGCCGCGCTGGTCGGCTACTGGCTGCACGCGGCCAACTCGACCGCCCCGCTGTTCTCGCTGCTGCTGTTCCGCGTGCCCAGCTACCGCATCGGCATCCTGGGCAACCTGTTCTCGCGCATCGGCAGCGGCGCGATGCCGCTGCTGATCCCGCTGCTGCTGCAGGTCGGCATGGGCATGAGCCCGATGACCGCCGGCCTGATGATGATTCCGGTGGCCGCCGCCGGCATGGTGTCCAAGCAGATGGCGGTGCGGCTGGTGGAGCGCTTCGGCTATCGCCGCGTGCTGATGGTCAACACCGTGCTGGTCGGCGTGGCGATGGCCAGCTTCGCGCTGATGACGCCGGGGCAGTCGCTGGGCCTGCGCCTGCTGCAGCTGGGCCTGTTCGGTGCGGTCAACTCGCTGCAGTTCACCGTCATGAACACCGTGACCCTGCGCGACCTGGACCGTGAATTCGCCAGCCCCGGCAACAGCCTGCTGTCGATGGTGATGATGCTGGCCACCGGCTTTGGCGCAGCGGCCGCCGGCAGCCTGCTGTCCGCGTTCGGCAGCCATCTGGAAGGCCATGCGGCCACGTCCGCGCTGCATGCCACCTTCATCTGCGTGGGTGCGATCACGCTGACCTCCACGCTGATCTTCTGGCAGCTGCCCGATACCAAGCCCGGGCGCAAGGGCGACGTGGAAGAAGTCGCCGAATGA
- a CDS encoding hybrid sensor histidine kinase/response regulator, translated as MAWGRWVLLLLALCWLPSLLAQPVPPTPRQVTVFDGLPSNTVNRMAEDRYGYLWIATNDGLARYDGRNYRVWRAEDGLRDNRIWSVFVDARNRLWIGTENAGLVRMSADRRQLQFFDRASQPLLASNTIWSIAGTPDGAIWFGTHEGGLYRLDANDRLQRFLPETGNPRSLPASSVAYLATLPDGTLWVGTKHGLARWTGSDFERVPAAQLPSQLINGLTADADGSLWVSTYHGASVRRPDGRFEALSWALPPGEQILGVMLRDEQGGYWLDTRSGLGRVTQGQYRTVPLYSAIARGPVRPNWTGAYEDREGGIWLASTNAGLWHLLPRWWQFAVFSRLEDDPASLRNAFVLGTSPSRTGGVWTVGGHGALDRLDPVTGRIEQHRTWVNGNHWLTSVREDRNGRVWIGSIDALLRYDPRTGELLRWGTGEAQDAALEGTVEALMICDGDTLWAMSPAGLQQRTLDGRVLRELDNGEGGLQPGQLNLDLECGPQDHLWLASSRGLLQWQPGTSRFQPVNGAPASAVHAMHIGRAGEVWLSEDGRLSRYRWTLGQLQREAVIGAEDGYPAIAANGLVVDAQGVAWASSARGLLRVSPDGQSVRLYGVHDGLPSQEFREHTLIATASGRLVAGTPSGVVAFDPGVVRPSTRRAPLVIERVEVRRGEQVLDLTHDAPLEIADGDRDLRIVARLLSFADSASNVYRYRLAGYDPDWVEVGPGGERLFSRLPPGQYRMEVQARSADHVWSRVQALEFHVRPPWWRSLSGLLVLVSVGLLLTSWFAWLYRRRLQRKHAYQLALHKQELAEQASAAKTRFLANLGHEIRTPMTGVMGMSELLLASPLDAQQRGYTQSIRHAGEHLLHLVNDALDLARIESGRLELQSGPFALAGLLQDLAALMGPLAAAKGLRFVLDDQLPPGLQAIGDAMRVRQILLNLLSNAVKFTSRGRITLHARALDEACGLYFQVSDTGPGISTEQQQRLFRRFEQADGARTAAQYGGSGLGLAICRELALAMQGQIQVESQMGSGTTFTVRLPLALSLEAVVPSVEGAAGELPQAPPLPPLQVLLVEDDATVADVVSALLTARGHRVVHAGHALAALREVSSSPFDVALLDLDLPGLSGFELAQHLRNQGYALPLLAVTARTDADLQQQVQAVGIDGFLRKPVTGELLVAAIAQVLAER; from the coding sequence GTGGCATGGGGACGGTGGGTATTGCTGTTGCTGGCCCTGTGCTGGCTGCCGTCGTTGCTGGCGCAGCCGGTGCCGCCCACGCCGCGGCAGGTGACCGTGTTCGACGGGTTGCCTTCCAATACGGTCAACCGCATGGCCGAGGACCGCTATGGCTACCTGTGGATCGCCACCAATGACGGCCTGGCCCGTTATGACGGCCGCAACTACCGTGTCTGGCGTGCCGAGGATGGCCTGCGCGACAACCGCATCTGGAGCGTGTTCGTCGATGCCCGCAACCGGTTGTGGATCGGCACGGAAAACGCCGGGCTGGTGCGCATGTCGGCCGACCGGCGCCAGTTGCAGTTCTTCGATCGCGCCAGCCAGCCGCTGCTGGCCAGCAACACGATCTGGAGCATCGCCGGTACGCCCGATGGGGCGATCTGGTTCGGGACCCACGAAGGGGGCCTGTACCGGCTTGATGCCAATGACCGGTTGCAGCGCTTCCTGCCTGAAACCGGCAACCCGCGCAGCCTGCCGGCCTCATCGGTGGCCTATCTGGCGACGTTGCCCGACGGGACGTTGTGGGTAGGTACCAAGCACGGCCTGGCCCGCTGGACCGGCAGCGATTTCGAACGCGTGCCCGCCGCGCAGCTGCCCAGCCAGCTGATCAACGGCCTGACCGCCGATGCCGACGGCAGCCTGTGGGTGAGTACCTACCATGGGGCGTCGGTGCGCCGCCCGGACGGCCGTTTCGAGGCGTTGTCCTGGGCGCTGCCGCCGGGCGAACAGATCCTGGGCGTGATGCTGCGCGACGAGCAGGGCGGTTACTGGCTCGATACACGCAGTGGCCTGGGCCGCGTCACCCAGGGCCAGTACCGTACCGTGCCGTTGTACAGCGCCATCGCGCGCGGCCCGGTGCGGCCGAACTGGACCGGGGCCTATGAAGACCGCGAAGGCGGCATCTGGCTGGCCAGCACCAATGCCGGCCTCTGGCACCTGCTGCCGCGGTGGTGGCAGTTCGCGGTGTTCTCGCGCCTGGAGGACGACCCGGCGTCGCTGCGCAATGCCTTCGTGCTCGGCACCAGCCCCTCGCGGACCGGTGGGGTGTGGACCGTGGGCGGGCACGGGGCGCTGGACCGGCTCGACCCGGTCACCGGCCGTATCGAACAGCACCGCACATGGGTCAACGGCAACCATTGGCTGACGTCTGTCCGCGAAGACCGCAACGGGCGGGTCTGGATCGGCTCGATCGATGCGCTGCTGCGCTACGACCCGCGCACCGGGGAGCTGCTGCGCTGGGGCACCGGGGAGGCGCAGGACGCGGCGCTGGAGGGAACGGTCGAGGCGTTGATGATCTGCGACGGCGACACGCTGTGGGCGATGTCACCTGCCGGGCTGCAGCAGCGCACGCTGGACGGGCGCGTACTGCGCGAACTGGACAACGGTGAAGGCGGGCTGCAGCCGGGCCAGCTGAACCTGGATCTGGAATGTGGCCCGCAGGACCACCTGTGGCTGGCCAGCAGCCGGGGGCTGCTGCAGTGGCAGCCGGGCACGTCGCGGTTCCAGCCGGTCAACGGCGCGCCGGCCTCGGCCGTGCATGCCATGCATATCGGGCGCGCGGGCGAGGTCTGGCTGTCCGAGGATGGCCGCCTGTCGCGGTACCGCTGGACCCTGGGCCAGCTGCAGCGCGAAGCGGTGATCGGTGCCGAGGATGGCTATCCAGCCATTGCGGCCAATGGCCTGGTCGTGGACGCGCAGGGCGTGGCCTGGGCCAGCAGCGCGCGCGGCCTGCTGCGGGTCAGCCCGGATGGGCAGAGCGTGCGCCTGTATGGTGTGCACGATGGCCTGCCCAGCCAGGAGTTCCGCGAACATACGCTGATCGCCACCGCCAGCGGTCGGCTGGTGGCTGGTACGCCAAGTGGCGTGGTGGCGTTCGATCCGGGTGTGGTGCGCCCTTCCACCCGCCGCGCGCCGCTGGTGATCGAACGGGTGGAAGTGCGCCGTGGGGAGCAGGTCCTGGACCTGACCCATGATGCGCCGCTGGAGATCGCCGATGGCGATCGCGACCTGCGCATCGTTGCCCGGCTGCTGTCCTTCGCCGATTCGGCGTCCAACGTGTACCGCTACCGCCTGGCCGGCTATGACCCGGACTGGGTGGAAGTGGGCCCGGGCGGCGAGCGGCTGTTCTCGCGCCTGCCACCGGGCCAGTACCGCATGGAAGTGCAGGCGCGTTCGGCCGACCATGTCTGGTCACGCGTGCAGGCGCTGGAATTCCACGTGCGGCCGCCCTGGTGGCGCAGCCTGTCGGGCCTGCTGGTGCTGGTTTCGGTCGGGTTGCTGCTGACCAGCTGGTTCGCCTGGCTGTACCGGCGCCGCCTGCAGCGCAAGCACGCCTATCAGCTGGCGCTGCACAAGCAGGAGCTGGCCGAGCAGGCATCGGCGGCCAAGACCCGCTTCCTGGCCAACCTGGGTCATGAGATCCGCACCCCGATGACCGGCGTGATGGGCATGAGCGAACTGCTGCTGGCCTCGCCACTGGACGCGCAGCAGCGCGGCTACACCCAGTCCATCCGCCATGCCGGCGAGCATCTGCTGCACCTGGTCAATGATGCGCTGGACCTGGCGCGCATCGAATCCGGCCGGCTGGAGCTGCAGTCCGGCCCGTTCGCCCTGGCCGGGCTGCTGCAGGACCTTGCCGCGCTGATGGGGCCGCTGGCCGCGGCCAAGGGGCTGCGTTTCGTGCTGGATGACCAGCTGCCGCCCGGCCTGCAGGCCATCGGCGATGCCATGCGGGTCAGGCAGATCCTGCTCAACCTGCTGTCCAATGCCGTCAAGTTCACCAGCCGCGGCCGCATTACCCTGCATGCACGCGCGCTCGACGAGGCGTGTGGCCTGTACTTCCAGGTAAGCGATACCGGCCCGGGCATCAGCACGGAGCAGCAGCAGCGCCTGTTCCGCCGGTTCGAGCAGGCCGATGGTGCCCGTACCGCCGCGCAGTACGGGGGCAGTGGCCTGGGGCTGGCGATCTGCCGCGAACTGGCGCTGGCGATGCAGGGGCAGATCCAGGTGGAGAGCCAGATGGGCAGCGGTACCACCTTCACGGTGCGCCTGCCGCTGGCCCTGTCGCTGGAAGCGGTGGTGCCCAGCGTGGAAGGGGCCGCCGGCGAGCTGCCGCAGGCGCCGCCGTTGCCGCCGCTGCAGGTGCTGCTGGTGGAAGACGATGCCACCGTGGCCGACGTGGTCAGTGCGCTGCTCACTGCCCGTGGGCACCGGGTGGTGCATGCCGGGCATGCGCTGGCGGCGCTGCGCGAAGTGTCCAGCAGCCCCTTCGATGTGGCCCTGCTGGACCTGGACCTGCCGGGGCTGAGCGGTTTCGAGCTGGCCCAGCACCTGCGCAACCAGGGCTATGCGTTGCCGCTGCTGGCGGTGACCGCGCGGACCGATGCCGACCTGCAGCAGCAGGTGCAGGCGGTGGGTATCGACGGGTTCCTGCGCAAGCCGGTCACCGGCGAGCTGCTGGTGGCGGCCATCGCGCAGGTGCTGGCCGAACGCTAG